CAGGTAAATTCCATTTGGTTGGATTAGATATGGGAGGGTTTGCGTATGCGTTTTCAATTGATTCGGGCAGAACCTGGATTGGATATCGCAATCTTTCGTATGTTACCTCAGTGCCAAAACTTTTTGAATTTCGTCAAAATTATCCGAACCCGTTTAATCTAAAAACAACAATTGAGTTCTCAATTTACAAGGAAGCATATTTCTCTTAAAATTTACAACATTGAAGGACGGATTATAACGACTCTGGTAAGTTCAAACAAAAAACCAGGAACTTATAAAATTGAATTCAACGCAAGCGACCTATCAAGCGGAGTTTACTTCGCCGAACTGACCGTAGATAGACAAAAAGAAATTCAAAAAATGCTACTGATTAAATAAAAATTCACCTTGACACAGCTTTACTTAACCCACT
This is a stretch of genomic DNA from Candidatus Thermokryptus mobilis. It encodes these proteins:
- a CDS encoding T9SS type A sorting domain-containing protein, whose amino-acid sequence is MSSQFTRKHISLKIYNIEGRIITTLVSSNKKPGTYKIEFNASDLSSGVYFAELTVDRQKEIQKMLLIK